The following is a genomic window from Pseudomonadota bacterium.
AACCTCGGTGGGAGCCCGGTGGTCAAAATTTGCGCGGTGTTCAACTCCGTTGACGCGCGCTCGACGCCAGACCTTCGCCATTTCGCAACACTTCCGTAACGGGCGAGAAGCAAAATGATGCGCGTGACAACCGATACCTCCAGCGCACGGCATCCCCGTTGCCTTGAAATCCCCCAGTCCGTGAAGGACTCCTTACGCGTCCTGTTCCTCGCCAAGCACGCCTTGAGCGACGGCACCCCCGACGCCGAGGACGGCACCCACGCCACCTACCACCGCGAGCTACTCGACACGCTGGAGGAGATCGGCCTGCGCGTGACGCCCGCCAACAGCTTCGACGCGCTGACCGGCGCGCTGGACGTCGACTTCATCGTCTCCCTGCTCAACCGCGCGGGCTTCCGCAACAGCGAGATGCTGGCGCCGCTCCTGGCCGAGTCGAAGGACCTGCCCTACCTCGGCGGCTCGCCGATCGTCCGCGGCCTCACCGACGACAAGCACCTGCTCAAGCACGTGGTGGCGAACCTGGGGCTGACCACGCCGGAGTGGAAGCACTACGCCCTCGGCGGCCTGGCGATCACCCCACCCGCGTTCGACTGGAATTCGCTCATCATCAAGCCGAACGCGAGCTCGGCCTCCTGGGGCATCCACGTGACCTCGAGCTGGGCGATCGCCGAGCGGCACATCACCCAGCTGCACCAGGAAGGCCACGACGTGATCGTCGAGCGTTACATCGACGGCACGGACCTGGCGGCACCGGTGATCGCCGCCCGCGGCGGCCCCTGGTATTTCCCGGTCATCCGCTACGACGGCGACAGCGGCCCAATCCGCACCTACGAGCAGAAGCGCGACCTCGTGCCCTCCTCCACCAAGCACGTGCTACTCACCGAGGGCGCCTTGAGCGATGAGGTGCTCGCGATGAGCCAGCGCATCGTGGAAGAGGTGTGGCCCTTCGATCACGGGCGCCTGGAGTATCGCGTGGACTCGGCCACCGGCGAGGTGCACTTCATCGAGATGAACATCAACTGCAACCTGTGGTCGCGCAAGACCATCGCGTCCGTGGGTCGGCAGATCGGCGTCTCCCACCGCGAGCTCATCGAGACCATCCTCTGCGCGAGCCTGGAACGCCAAGGCCTGATCCCGGCCAGCGCGGTACAGGCCGCATGAGCGGCGCACCAGGCGCCTACACCGCCCTGGTCCTCGCCGCCCAACGTCGGGGCGCAGACGACCCCCTGGCCCCCTTCTGCGACAACGGCAACAAGTGCCTGATCGATATGGCAGGCAAGCCGATGATCGAGTGGGTGCTGGACACGCTGCTGAGTGCGCCGGAGATCGCGCGCATCGTCATCTCCAGCGACGATCAGGCGCTGCTCGATCCGCTGCCGCGCTTCGCGGACCACCTGGCCTCAGGCCGCATCACGGTGGTCGCCTCAGGCCCGGACTTGTTCGCGAGCGTGGAAGCCGCCCTGGCGGGCCCCGAGCACGAACGCTTCCCCGCCCTCATCACCACCGCCGACAACCCCCTGCTCACCACCGACATGGTCAAGCACTTCTGCGCTGAGCTGGAGCGCGCCGACGTGGACGCGGCCATCGCGATGACGCCCGCCGACCTCCTGCGCGCGGAGCACCCGCAAGGCCAGCGCCGCTTCTACGCTTTCACGGACGGCGAGTTCTCCAACTGCAACCTGTACGCGATCGCCCGCCCGAAGGCGATCAAGGCCGCGGCGATGTTCCGCGGCGGCGGTCAGTTCCGCAAGAAGGCCATGCGCATCGTGCGCGCCTTCGGCGTGTTCAACTTCCTCCTCTACTTCCTGCATCGTCTCTCGTTGGACGACGTGGGCGTGCGCCTGTCGAAAACCTTCGGCTGCCACATCGGCTTCGTGCGCATGCCCTTCTCCGAGGCCTGCATCGACGTGGACAACGAACGCACGATGCGCATCGCGCAGCAGATCCTCGAGGCGCGGCTGGCCCAGGATGCGCCTGCGCCGGTGCAAGCCGCGGGCTAAGCACCTCCCGAGGCGGATGAGGGCGCGGGCGCGCCGGTCAACATAGTCACGCCGCTCCGCTTCCCCACGCTGTCGGAGTTCGTTACAAGGCTGCACGCTTCGCTCGCGGCGCAGCCGCTAAGCGACTGATCGAAGTCACCTTCCGCCGGTGGCGCGGCGATTGCATC
Proteins encoded in this region:
- a CDS encoding phosphoribosylglycinamide synthetase, whose amino-acid sequence is MRVTTDTSSARHPRCLEIPQSVKDSLRVLFLAKHALSDGTPDAEDGTHATYHRELLDTLEEIGLRVTPANSFDALTGALDVDFIVSLLNRAGFRNSEMLAPLLAESKDLPYLGGSPIVRGLTDDKHLLKHVVANLGLTTPEWKHYALGGLAITPPAFDWNSLIIKPNASSASWGIHVTSSWAIAERHITQLHQEGHDVIVERYIDGTDLAAPVIAARGGPWYFPVIRYDGDSGPIRTYEQKRDLVPSSTKHVLLTEGALSDEVLAMSQRIVEEVWPFDHGRLEYRVDSATGEVHFIEMNINCNLWSRKTIASVGRQIGVSHRELIETILCASLERQGLIPASAVQAA
- a CDS encoding nucleotidyltransferase family protein produces the protein MSGAPGAYTALVLAAQRRGADDPLAPFCDNGNKCLIDMAGKPMIEWVLDTLLSAPEIARIVISSDDQALLDPLPRFADHLASGRITVVASGPDLFASVEAALAGPEHERFPALITTADNPLLTTDMVKHFCAELERADVDAAIAMTPADLLRAEHPQGQRRFYAFTDGEFSNCNLYAIARPKAIKAAAMFRGGGQFRKKAMRIVRAFGVFNFLLYFLHRLSLDDVGVRLSKTFGCHIGFVRMPFSEACIDVDNERTMRIAQQILEARLAQDAPAPVQAAG